In one window of Microtus pennsylvanicus isolate mMicPen1 chromosome 2, mMicPen1.hap1, whole genome shotgun sequence DNA:
- the LOC142844386 gene encoding glutathione S-transferase P has translation MPPYTIVYFPVRGRCEAMRILLADQDQSWKEEVVSIDTWMKGLLKSTCLYGQLPKFQDGDLTLYQSNAILRHLGRSLGLYGKDQKEAALVDMVNDGVEDLRLKYITLIYTKYEEGKDDYVKALPGHLKPFETLLSQNQGGKAFIVGDQISFADYNLLDLLLIHQVLAPGCLDNFPLLSAYVARLSARPKIKAFLSSPDHLNRPINGNGKQ, from the coding sequence ATGCCGCCGTACACCATTGTCTACTTCCCAGTTCGAGGGCGCTGTGAGGCCATGCGCATACTACTGGCTGACCAGGACCAGAGCTGGAAGGAGGAGGTGGTGTCCATAGATACTTGGATGAAAGGCTTGCTCAAGTCCACCTGTCTGTATGGGCAGCTCCCCAAGTTTCAGGATGGAGACCTTACCCTGTACCAATCTAATGCCATCTTGAGGCACTTGGGCCGATCCCTTGGGCTTTATGGAAAAGATCAGaaggaggctgccctggtggATATGGTGAATGATGGGGTGGAAGACCTTCGCCTGAAATACATCACCCTCATCTACACCAAAtatgaggaagggaaggatgacTATGTGAAGGCCCTGCCTGGACACCTGAAACCTTTCGAGACCCTGCTGTCCCAGAACCAAGGAGGCAAAGCCTTCATCGTGGGTGACCAGATCTCCTTCGCCGATTACAACTTGCTAGATCTGCTGCTGATCCACCAGgtcctggcccctggctgcctggacaacTTCCCCCTGCTCAGTGCCTATGTGGCACGCCTCAGTGCCCGGCCCAAGATCAAGGCCTTCCTGTCCTCCCCTGACCATTTGAACCGTCCCATCAATGGCAACGGCAAGCAGTAA